The genomic interval TACTATCCGCTACCATATTTTCTCATAAATTACCAAAATAGTTATATATTACTATCCAAATTAACAACCTTTATGATAGGTACATCATTTAAATTAGGGAAAATGAAGGAAGGTGCCAGGCACCATCCAGTTTTTGGATGTTACCTGGCACCTTTTTATTTATTCACTCAAATAAACTTAAAAACTGGCCATATCCTTCTTCTAGTAATTTTTCTTTTGGTATGAAACGCAAAGAGGCTGAATTGATGCAGTATCTAGCATGGTCTGGTCCGGGTCCATCATCGAAGACATGTCCAAGATGGGAGTCGGATGTTTTCGAGCGAACTTCAATCCGTCTCATCCCATGGGAAGTATCTAATTTCTCGGCAATTTCCGACCGTCGAAGTGGTTTCGTAAAGCTAGGCCATCCGCAGCCGGCATCATATTTATCCCTTGAACTAAAGAGCGGCTCACCTGAAATAATATCGACATAAATCCCGTCTTCCTTATGATTCCAGTATTCATTATGAAATGGCGGCTCTGTCGCATTATTTCTTGTTACTTCGTATTGAATAGGCGTAAGTTCTTCCCTTAATTGTTCATCACTTTTGCGATTTTTCCAATGTTCTCGAATAAATGACGCTCTTCCCGAACCTTCTTTGTATAAATTATAATGAAAGGCATTCTTTTTATAATAATGCTGGTGTCTTTCCTCTCCTTTGTAAAAATGTGCAGCAGGAAGAATCTTCGTGACGATCGGCTTTTGGAAACGGCCACTCGCTTCAAGATTTGCCTTTGAGTCTTCGGCAAGTTTCCGTTGTTCTTCATTATGGTAAAAAATAGCCGTTTGATAGGATGATCCCCTATCATTAAATTGTCCTCCCTCATCAGTTGGATCAATTTGCTGCCAATAGATTTCTAATAATTTTTCATACGGAAAAATTTTGGGATCAAACGTAATTTGTACTGCTTCATAATGCCCCGTTGTACCCGTACATACTTCCTCATATGTAGGGTTTTCCGTATGTCCTCCCGTATAACCAGAGATTACTTCTTTAATGCCCGGCTGCTCATCAAAAGGCGAAACCATACACCAGAAACAACCACCCGCAAATGTTGCCAATTGCCATTGACTAGACATTTTGACTCCAACTCCTTTAACAACTTAATCGAAAACTACTTACCTTAACCCCAATTATAACGTGACAATACTGCAAAGTGAAACAAACACCACCCATTTTCTGGATGGTGCCTGGCACTATGCTTTTAGCACTATGCTTTTATTTCCATTTCCTTCACTACGACTTTATGATGGAATTTGCTTAGGTATAATCCAATACATGTTCCGACAAGGGCTGGTAGGATCCATTCTAGGCCTACGTCGGAAAGGGGGAGTTTGTCTTTCATTGTTTGAAGTGGCCCTAAGTCTAAACCAAATGCATTGAGTCCCCCGATTAAAGCGAAAAACCCTGTAAATAAAATCGCGCTTCCATATACTTTTTTAGGTTGTGTAAACAAATGATTAAAAAAGGTTAATGTGATTAATACAATCGTTAGTGGATAGGCTGTGACTAGAAATGGCACTGAAAACTTTAAGATATGATTAAGACCAAGGTTTGATAACGTAAAGCCAACAATGGTAACCATTAAAACGACTGTTTTATACCCAACCTTTGGAATTAAGTTTGAAAAATAATGACCACAGGCTGTTGTTAATCCTACTACTGTCGTAAAGCAAGCAAGAGTAAAGATTAAACCAAGCAAGACAGTTCCGTTTTTCCCAAGCAAAAGGGTTGCAGCGGCTGAAAGGATATCGGTTCCATTTTCAAATGATCCATTTCCTACCATTTTCGCACCAATTAACGCTAAACTAACATAAACGGCAGATAATAATAATCCCGCAATGACACTTGCTTTCAATGTGTAGTTTCTTAATTGCTTTCCATCACGAATTCCTCTTTTTTGAATAGCCGTAAGGATTACAATTCCAAATGCAACTGAAGCAAGAGCATCCATTGTGTTATACCCTTCTAGGAATCCGGTAAAGAATGCTCCAGATTGATATGTAGAAGAAGGTGATTGAAATGGTGCATCTAGTTTTCCAAAGCCAACTGTACATAACACAACCATGGCAATTAATAGAGTAGGAGTAATCCATTTT from Oikeobacillus pervagus carries:
- the msrA gene encoding peptide-methionine (S)-S-oxide reductase MsrA; translation: MSSQWQLATFAGGCFWCMVSPFDEQPGIKEVISGYTGGHTENPTYEEVCTGTTGHYEAVQITFDPKIFPYEKLLEIYWQQIDPTDEGGQFNDRGSSYQTAIFYHNEEQRKLAEDSKANLEASGRFQKPIVTKILPAAHFYKGEERHQHYYKKNAFHYNLYKEGSGRASFIREHWKNRKSDEQLREELTPIQYEVTRNNATEPPFHNEYWNHKEDGIYVDIISGEPLFSSRDKYDAGCGWPSFTKPLRRSEIAEKLDTSHGMRRIEVRSKTSDSHLGHVFDDGPGPDHARYCINSASLRFIPKEKLLEEGYGQFLSLFE
- the brnQ gene encoding branched-chain amino acid transport system II carrier protein, whose amino-acid sequence is MRRLDTLFIGFMLFSMFFGAGNLIFPPVLGAGSGTSFWLAILGFVVTGVGLPFAVLLAVSLAKGGMQSIGNRVHPVFSTVFMVAVYLCIGPFLAIPRNANVAFEMGVTPFLHHSVNSKLFLLLFTILFFILVYVVSLNPTKMEKYMGKWITPTLLIAMVVLCTVGFGKLDAPFQSPSSTYQSGAFFTGFLEGYNTMDALASVAFGIVILTAIQKRGIRDGKQLRNYTLKASVIAGLLLSAVYVSLALIGAKMVGNGSFENGTDILSAAATLLLGKNGTVLLGLIFTLACFTTVVGLTTACGHYFSNLIPKVGYKTVVLMVTIVGFTLSNLGLNHILKFSVPFLVTAYPLTIVLITLTFFNHLFTQPKKVYGSAILFTGFFALIGGLNAFGLDLGPLQTMKDKLPLSDVGLEWILPALVGTCIGLYLSKFHHKVVVKEMEIKA